TGTGGAGAAAATGGTAAATATAAAATCATTAAACATCCACCCTGACAAAGCTTTTAATCCATAACTGTTACTCGAAATGAATAATATATATTGTATTGGTAAATAAAGTGTCCGTATGTTGTGAAAAAATACGCAGTTAACATGGTTAAATTAACTACTAAATACGGTGCTAGGTATGCTAGCTCCGAGCTTTCCCTGGGTAATGTGAAACGTATTCATCATAAGGACGTGAAGTACAAACTTTAGATACAAACCTGTTACTGACTGGGTTCTGTTACATTTTCCAGTCGTCCCACAAGACTTTTAGGATCAAGCGCTTTCTGGCCaagaagcagaaacagaacCGGCCGATTCCTCAGTGGATCAGAATGAAAACTGGCAACAAGATCAGGTGAGTTTCTCATGtttctgatgctgcagctttatAAACATAAAACTTCACTCTTAAAGAGCAAAAAGGATTATTTAATCTACACAGCATTGCTTAATGCGTCTAGATCTAGTGTCTGAAAGTAAAATACTCTGCTTAAAGCAGCGTAAACTGAGTTTTTAATAGTGTACCAACCTGAAAATAATCTACACCAACAGCTTtaataatgttaaatattattgtgCCTGTGTACAAGCGGCTCATTACAGCAATGTGGACATAAATGATTAACGGTGATCTCAGGAACCCATGGAATGAGAACTTTCCAATGTATAACTGTGTCAATGTTGGATTAAGTAGTGTACTCTTTACataaatttattcaattttGTTATTAGAATACGGCTCACA
This Xiphophorus hellerii strain 12219 chromosome 23, Xiphophorus_hellerii-4.1, whole genome shotgun sequence DNA region includes the following protein-coding sequences:
- the rpl39 gene encoding large ribosomal subunit protein eL39 → MSSHKTFRIKRFLAKKQKQNRPIPQWIRMKTGNKIRYNSKRRHWRRTKLGL